The following coding sequences are from one bacterium window:
- a CDS encoding DUF2723 domain-containing protein — protein sequence MTRRGNIVLAASVFVPAFAVYAITAPRTVGWQDSGLFLAAIRDLGVPYEPGFPVYIVAAKLFTYLTAFLDFTLRVHLFSAACGAGAAAVVALLA from the coding sequence GTGACGCGCCGGGGCAACATCGTCCTTGCCGCGTCGGTCTTCGTGCCGGCGTTCGCGGTTTATGCGATCACCGCGCCGCGCACGGTGGGCTGGCAGGACTCCGGCCTGTTCCTCGCGGCGATCCGCGACCTGGGTGTGCCGTACGAGCCGGGTTTTCCCGTTTACATCGTCGCGGCCAAACTGTTCACGTACCTCACCGCGTTTCTCGATTTCACCCTGCGTGTGCATCTGTTTTCCGCGGCGTGCGGCGCCGGCGCGGCGGCCGTCGTCGCGCTTCTTGC
- a CDS encoding GH92 family glycosyl hydrolase produces MSIKSIRSIVFLALLAFALAFSGGCSCGDDDDDDTSADDDDTAADDDADDDTGDDDDDDDDDDDTSADDDDTSDDDDFDDDLDDDLPVDNPAQYVDPLIGTGGWIYGMGALNPGPMLPNAPVKLGPDTSINDLIITKMHAGGYYYYDGWIRGFSHTHLPGTGVTDLANVNLMPVLGISDERITDAGYRSKYDHATEVARPGYYKVTLERFGIDVELTSTINAGVHRYTFPTGGGDPHVVIDATFANDPSATGEAEITIDTGAGEVFGMTDMRQGFTGRTDGLPTYFVVRFSETIASHGTFANDVRDPGGTTESGADCGAYVGFAPGTTSVTAKVGISFISVEKARENLNAQMTLFDFDGTESDAVDAWNDILSDVIVYGGDDVTRTVFYTALYHLYVLPTSFTEEGGEYRGFDRAVHTATGFTYYTDFSLWDTYRTLHPAMALLRPEIALDFVHSLMAMNDEGGSYPRWAAGLGDAGSMIGTHSDSVIAEALVKGIDGFDVQEAYDGLRLHAVGDVPYGGRSGLDEYMLLGWVPSDVTSGSVSKTQEYAYDDFCLAQMADHLGETADRDLFMDRAGNYANLWDPATKHFRGRDSIGDFTPEPFAEWWLWYEEYTEGNARHWRWYAPHDVPGLVDLFGGVDDFVSELDAFFTATLDEVWMILPDLHYYHGNEPDIHAAYLFSAAGRPDLAAKWARWIMTTHYDETPDGIYGNDDGGTLSAWYVFSALGLYPIAPCSPYYFIGSPIFPRADVRVGPGKTLSIVAENTSDTNIYVQSATLNDEPLTEPWIAHADVAAGGELRFVMGASPSSWGQGEMFE; encoded by the coding sequence ATGTCCATCAAGTCCATTCGGTCCATCGTGTTCCTCGCGCTGCTCGCGTTCGCGCTCGCGTTTTCCGGCGGCTGCTCGTGCGGCGACGACGATGACGACGACACGTCCGCGGATGACGACGACACCGCCGCCGACGACGACGCGGACGACGACACCGGCGACGACGATGACGACGACGACGACGATGACGACACATCCGCCGATGACGACGATACGAGCGATGACGACGATTTCGACGACGACCTGGACGACGACCTGCCCGTCGACAATCCCGCACAGTACGTCGATCCGCTGATCGGCACGGGCGGATGGATCTACGGCATGGGCGCGTTGAATCCTGGGCCGATGCTGCCGAACGCACCGGTGAAACTCGGACCGGACACGTCGATCAACGACCTCATCATCACGAAGATGCACGCCGGCGGGTATTACTATTACGACGGCTGGATTCGCGGCTTCTCGCACACGCACCTGCCGGGCACCGGCGTCACGGACCTGGCGAACGTGAACCTCATGCCCGTTCTCGGCATTTCCGACGAACGCATCACCGACGCGGGCTATCGCTCGAAATACGACCACGCCACGGAGGTCGCGCGGCCGGGCTACTATAAGGTGACGCTCGAACGGTTCGGCATCGACGTCGAGTTGACGAGCACGATTAACGCGGGCGTGCACCGCTACACGTTCCCCACCGGCGGCGGCGATCCGCACGTCGTCATCGACGCGACCTTCGCGAACGACCCGTCCGCGACCGGCGAGGCGGAGATCACCATCGACACCGGCGCGGGCGAGGTTTTCGGCATGACCGACATGCGCCAGGGATTCACCGGGCGCACCGACGGGCTGCCGACGTATTTCGTCGTGCGTTTCTCGGAGACGATCGCAAGCCACGGCACGTTCGCCAATGATGTGCGCGATCCGGGCGGCACGACGGAATCCGGCGCGGACTGCGGCGCGTACGTCGGATTCGCTCCGGGCACGACGAGCGTGACCGCGAAGGTCGGCATCTCGTTTATCAGCGTCGAAAAGGCGCGCGAAAACCTTAACGCGCAGATGACTCTTTTCGATTTCGACGGCACGGAGAGTGACGCGGTCGATGCGTGGAACGACATCCTTTCCGACGTCATCGTGTACGGCGGCGACGACGTGACGCGCACGGTCTTCTACACCGCGCTCTACCATCTCTACGTGCTGCCGACATCGTTCACGGAAGAGGGCGGCGAATATCGCGGCTTCGATCGCGCGGTGCACACCGCGACGGGCTTTACGTACTACACCGACTTCTCGCTGTGGGACACGTACCGCACGCTGCATCCGGCGATGGCGCTTTTGCGCCCGGAGATCGCGCTCGATTTCGTGCACTCGCTCATGGCGATGAACGACGAGGGCGGCTCGTATCCGCGCTGGGCCGCGGGCCTTGGCGACGCGGGCAGCATGATCGGAACGCACTCCGATTCGGTCATCGCGGAGGCGCTCGTGAAGGGCATCGACGGTTTCGATGTGCAGGAGGCGTACGACGGCCTGCGCTTGCACGCGGTCGGCGATGTGCCGTACGGCGGGCGCAGCGGGCTTGACGAATACATGCTGCTTGGCTGGGTGCCGTCGGATGTGACGAGCGGCTCCGTATCGAAGACGCAGGAGTACGCCTACGACGATTTCTGCCTCGCGCAAATGGCCGATCATCTCGGCGAAACCGCCGATCGCGACCTGTTCATGGATCGCGCGGGGAACTACGCGAATCTGTGGGATCCGGCGACGAAACATTTTCGCGGGCGCGATTCGATCGGAGATTTCACGCCCGAGCCGTTTGCCGAATGGTGGCTGTGGTATGAGGAATACACGGAGGGCAACGCACGGCACTGGCGCTGGTACGCGCCGCACGACGTGCCGGGGCTTGTCGATCTGTTCGGCGGCGTGGACGATTTCGTCAGCGAACTCGACGCCTTCTTCACGGCGACGCTCGACGAGGTGTGGATGATCCTGCCGGATCTGCACTACTACCACGGCAACGAGCCGGACATTCACGCGGCGTATCTTTTCAGCGCGGCCGGCCGGCCCGATCTCGCGGCGAAGTGGGCGCGCTGGATCATGACGACGCACTACGACGAAACGCCCGACGGCATCTACGGCAACGACGACGGCGGCACGCTCTCGGCGTGGTACGTGTTTTCCGCGCTCGGGCTGTATCCGATCGCGCCGTGTTCGCCGTATTACTTCATCGGCTCGCCGATCTTCCCGCGCGCGGACGTGCGCGTTGGCCCGGGCAAGACGCTGTCGATCGTCGCGGAGAACACGTCGGACACCAACATCTACGTGCAGTCCGCGACGCTGAACGACGAGCCGCTGACCGAGCCGTGGATCGCACACGCGGATGTCGCGGCGGGCGGCGAGCTGCGTTTCGTGATGGGCGCGTCGCCGTCGAGCTGGGGCCAGGGGGAGATGTTCGAATAA